One stretch of Roseovarius mucosus DNA includes these proteins:
- a CDS encoding glycosyltransferase, giving the protein MAVFQPEPEYLAAQIQSLVAQTHTDCHLVAVIADTCSKDLVLETAMAVAPGLPLTMVSGDVALDSVRAFEAGLSEALRLIDAEGLGEDAALIALCDQDDIWHADRLERGVAALVKSGADLVHSDARLVGPDGTTVLHRSMFAFERRKKNPGLRGLLYRNNITGMTTLMRPRLVRLALPFPPQSGVHFYHDLWLGLLAAATGGVHLIDTPLVDYRQHQSNVMGAIDRTQPRGPRWKRPDAMWMRKEATAYALARYLGQSTYNRLSDAVTDGSLSHGEAKTAPLRPYLRRMRGMGTHLRDAVVLGLQGHAGLARIAAGFAVVSIGRAVWTLREAFGPGLKSAIDGFDTRLYSLSPGMSPRPPRNLTAPAKPPVKHESIVDLRKEPRFVPEFSAPHAALNILVPTLNPTEIFAGIATALDIGLGLAVRGYPVRFIATDLPMSSPGTTQLFLGRLGQGQDREATAARISLLCGVQNETLPLHSGDMFMATAWWSAHVAERLIRRHEMAQTRFLYLIQDYEPHFYAWGPEFADAMASYHFDFEPVFNTTLLRDWFSEQGFGFATGDVLAFHPSIDIERYSHVARRAAGKGPRRLALYGRPDVPRNMYATAIEALARFVSKENLGPEDIELVSIGQHHSDVALPGGHILRSLGKLPWEDYPDYLGTVDVGLSLMYSPHPSHPPLEMAAAGVRVVTNGFGPKDLSRLSPAILSVPATAPDLADALGLAWHAAPVSQSEREIDLRDLGSHPEDMIDDLANRLATQLARI; this is encoded by the coding sequence ATGGCTGTATTTCAGCCGGAGCCTGAGTATCTGGCGGCGCAGATCCAGTCGCTTGTGGCGCAGACTCATACCGACTGTCATTTGGTGGCCGTTATCGCGGACACCTGTTCCAAGGATCTGGTCCTCGAGACGGCGATGGCTGTAGCACCGGGCCTGCCGCTGACGATGGTTTCCGGCGATGTCGCGCTAGATTCTGTGCGCGCCTTTGAGGCGGGGCTAAGCGAGGCGCTACGCCTGATCGACGCCGAGGGACTGGGCGAAGACGCAGCGCTCATCGCCCTTTGCGATCAGGATGACATCTGGCATGCGGATCGTCTGGAGCGCGGCGTTGCAGCCCTGGTCAAAAGCGGTGCCGATCTTGTGCATAGCGATGCGCGCCTCGTCGGGCCGGATGGCACAACCGTGCTGCACCGCTCGATGTTCGCCTTTGAGCGGCGCAAGAAAAACCCCGGTCTGCGCGGCCTGCTCTATCGCAATAACATCACTGGCATGACCACGCTGATGCGGCCCCGGCTGGTGCGGTTGGCGCTACCCTTTCCGCCGCAAAGCGGGGTGCATTTTTACCATGACCTCTGGCTTGGCCTGTTGGCCGCGGCAACGGGCGGCGTGCATCTGATCGACACGCCCTTGGTTGATTATCGCCAGCATCAGAGCAATGTGATGGGCGCGATTGACCGCACCCAGCCCCGAGGACCGCGCTGGAAGCGCCCCGATGCCATGTGGATGCGCAAGGAGGCGACTGCCTATGCGCTGGCGCGATACCTTGGGCAATCGACCTATAACCGGCTGAGCGATGCCGTTACCGATGGCAGCCTGAGCCATGGCGAGGCCAAAACCGCGCCGCTGCGCCCCTATCTGCGGCGGATGCGCGGCATGGGGACACATTTGCGCGATGCGGTTGTGTTGGGCCTGCAGGGGCATGCGGGGTTAGCACGGATCGCAGCGGGATTTGCCGTGGTCAGTATCGGCCGTGCCGTCTGGACGCTGCGGGAAGCGTTTGGGCCAGGCCTCAAGAGCGCGATCGACGGATTTGACACACGGCTTTATTCGCTCTCGCCGGGGATGTCACCGCGACCGCCGCGCAACCTGACAGCACCGGCAAAGCCACCGGTCAAGCACGAGAGCATTGTTGATCTGCGCAAGGAACCGCGCTTTGTGCCGGAGTTCTCGGCACCCCATGCCGCGCTGAACATTCTGGTGCCAACGCTCAATCCTACGGAAATCTTTGCCGGGATCGCCACAGCGTTGGACATCGGGCTGGGTCTTGCGGTGCGGGGTTATCCTGTGCGCTTCATTGCCACCGATCTCCCGATGTCCTCTCCGGGCACCACGCAGCTTTTTTTGGGGCGCCTTGGGCAGGGGCAGGACCGGGAAGCGACAGCCGCGCGCATCAGCCTGCTCTGCGGCGTGCAGAACGAAACCCTACCGCTCCATTCCGGGGATATGTTCATGGCCACGGCATGGTGGAGCGCGCATGTCGCCGAAAGGTTGATCCGGCGGCATGAGATGGCGCAAACCCGGTTTCTCTATCTCATTCAGGATTACGAGCCGCATTTCTATGCCTGGGGCCCGGAATTCGCCGATGCCATGGCCAGCTATCACTTTGATTTCGAGCCGGTGTTCAACACCACCCTGTTGCGCGACTGGTTTTCCGAGCAGGGGTTCGGCTTTGCCACCGGGGATGTTCTGGCGTTTCACCCGTCGATCGACATTGAACGCTATAGCCATGTTGCGCGCCGAGCAGCGGGCAAGGGGCCGCGCCGTCTGGCGCTCTATGGGCGGCCAGATGTGCCGCGCAATATGTATGCCACCGCAATCGAGGCGCTTGCGCGGTTTGTCAGCAAAGAGAATTTGGGCCCTGAGGATATCGAGCTTGTATCCATCGGCCAGCATCACAGTGATGTCGCCCTGCCGGGCGGGCATATTTTGCGGAGCCTCGGTAAGTTGCCTTGGGAAGATTATCCCGACTATTTAGGTACCGTCGATGTGGGATTGTCGCTGATGTATTCGCCTCATCCCAGCCATCCACCGCTGGAAATGGCTGCGGCCGGGGTACGGGTTGTGACCAATGGATTTGGCCCAAAGGACCTGAGCCGGTTGAGCCCTGCCATCCTGTCGGTGCCTGCCACGGCACCGGATTTGGCCGACGCACTTGGCCTCGCATGGCACGCAGCACCCGTGAGCCAATCTGAACGCGAGATTGATCTGCGCGATCTAGGCAGTCATCCCGAAGACATGATCGACGATCTTGCCAATCGGCTTGCCACACAGCTTGCACGAATCTAG
- the glmS gene encoding glutamine--fructose-6-phosphate transaminase (isomerizing), protein MCGIVGVLGDHEAAPLLVEALKRLEYRGYDSAGIATINDGRLDRRRAVGKLVNLADLLVHHPLAGKAGIGHTRWATHGAPTEANAHPHRSGPVAVVHNGIIENFRALRAELASHGIAHETETDTETVALLAHHFMQQGMGPVEAARATIARLEGAYALCFLFEGEADLLVAARRGSPLAVGHGDGEMFVGSDAIALAPMTDRITYLEEGDIAVVTRDSLVITDVNGHLANRPIKTIEIEAARVDKAGHRHFMAKEIAEQPSVIGAALGHYLSSDGTCLTLPEGVPDFAKVERLTLVACGTAYYACLTAKYWFEQLARLPVEVDIASEFRYREPPVSPGTTALFVSQSGETADTLAALRYMQGRAAKIVSVVNVPESSIARESDLALSIHAGAEIGVASTKAFTCQLTVLLLLALKAAQDRGHVGAERLADLLSGLRALPATFNTAMERNEQIRAIARQLATAPSALFLGRGLMYPLALEGALKLKEISYIHAEAYASGELKHGPIALIDETMPVVVMAPCDALFDKTVSNMQEVMARGGRILLVSDARGVTQAGDCVWQTITLPDTDPILAPILYALPAQLIAYHTAVAKGTDVDQPRNLAKSVTVE, encoded by the coding sequence ATGTGTGGGATTGTCGGAGTTCTGGGGGATCACGAGGCGGCACCGCTGCTGGTTGAAGCGCTCAAGCGGCTGGAATATCGCGGCTATGACAGCGCCGGGATCGCCACGATCAACGACGGGCGCCTAGATCGCCGCCGCGCGGTGGGCAAGCTGGTGAATCTGGCCGATCTGCTGGTCCATCATCCCTTGGCGGGCAAGGCGGGGATTGGCCATACCCGCTGGGCCACACATGGCGCACCCACCGAGGCCAATGCGCATCCGCACCGTTCTGGCCCGGTGGCCGTGGTGCATAATGGCATTATCGAGAATTTCCGGGCGCTGCGGGCAGAACTGGCCTCGCATGGTATCGCCCATGAGACTGAAACCGACACCGAGACCGTGGCCCTTCTTGCGCATCATTTCATGCAGCAGGGCATGGGCCCGGTCGAAGCGGCACGCGCCACAATCGCGAGGCTAGAGGGGGCCTATGCGCTTTGTTTTCTGTTTGAAGGCGAGGCTGATCTTTTGGTCGCGGCGCGACGCGGCAGCCCGTTGGCCGTGGGCCATGGCGACGGTGAGATGTTCGTGGGCTCAGACGCCATCGCTCTGGCCCCGATGACCGACCGGATCACCTATCTGGAAGAGGGTGACATTGCCGTCGTAACGCGCGACAGCCTTGTGATCACAGACGTCAATGGCCATCTGGCCAACCGCCCGATCAAGACCATCGAGATCGAGGCCGCCCGCGTTGACAAGGCCGGGCACAGGCATTTCATGGCCAAGGAAATCGCCGAACAACCTTCGGTGATCGGCGCGGCGCTTGGGCATTACCTGAGCAGCGATGGAACCTGCCTGACCCTGCCAGAAGGCGTGCCGGACTTTGCAAAAGTGGAGCGGCTGACGCTGGTGGCCTGCGGTACCGCCTATTACGCCTGTCTCACTGCGAAATACTGGTTCGAACAATTGGCACGCCTGCCGGTCGAGGTCGATATCGCCTCTGAGTTCCGCTATCGTGAGCCGCCCGTGAGCCCCGGCACAACCGCGCTCTTTGTCAGCCAATCCGGCGAGACCGCCGATACGCTGGCAGCACTGCGCTATATGCAGGGGCGCGCGGCAAAAATCGTGTCCGTGGTCAATGTGCCCGAGAGTTCCATCGCCCGCGAAAGCGATCTGGCGCTATCGATTCATGCCGGGGCCGAGATTGGCGTGGCCTCGACCAAGGCCTTTACCTGTCAGTTGACCGTGCTCCTGCTTTTGGCGCTCAAGGCGGCCCAGGACCGGGGCCATGTCGGGGCGGAACGTCTGGCGGATCTCTTGTCCGGGCTGCGCGCCTTGCCCGCCACGTTCAATACCGCGATGGAGCGCAACGAACAGATCAGAGCCATCGCGCGCCAGCTTGCGACTGCACCTAGTGCGCTGTTTCTCGGGCGTGGATTGATGTATCCACTGGCGCTGGAGGGTGCGCTGAAGCTCAAGGAAATCAGTTATATTCATGCCGAGGCCTATGCCTCGGGCGAGTTGAAGCATGGACCAATTGCGCTGATCGACGAGACGATGCCGGTGGTTGTTATGGCACCCTGCGATGCGCTGTTCGACAAGACCGTTTCCAACATGCAAGAGGTTATGGCGCGCGGCGGTCGTATCCTTCTGGTGTCGGATGCGCGGGGTGTGACGCAGGCAGGCGATTGCGTGTGGCAGACCATCACCCTGCCCGATACCGATCCCATTCTGGCACCCATCCTCTATGCCCTGCCCGCACAGTTGATCGCCTATCACACCGCCGTGGCCAAAGGGACCGATGTGGATCAGCCCAGAAACCTTGCAAAATCTGTTACGGTCGAATGA
- the trmD gene encoding tRNA (guanosine(37)-N1)-methyltransferase TrmD: MSGTPRSHGRKSIRATMTPRELITPTPELAGVWTARVITLVPQAFPGVLGESLTGRALQNGLWALDAIDLRPYGEGKHRNVDDTPAGGGAGMVIRADVMGRAIDEVMAGTPPGWPLIYLSPRGRRFDQAMAQDLSQRPGVTLICGRFEGLDERVIEHYGIQEVSLGDFVMTGGEIAAQAMIDACVRLLPGVLGNAESTEEESHSNGLLEHPHYTRPAEWMGRVIPEVLTSGDHAKVAEWRRAMSERLTAERRPDLWEKHRRTHPDKA, from the coding sequence ATGAGCGGCACACCCCGCTCGCACGGGCGCAAATCCATCCGTGCCACCATGACCCCGCGTGAATTGATCACGCCCACGCCGGAACTGGCGGGGGTTTGGACAGCGCGGGTGATTACCCTTGTCCCACAAGCCTTTCCCGGTGTGTTGGGCGAGAGCCTGACAGGACGTGCGCTGCAAAACGGTCTCTGGGCGCTCGATGCCATTGACTTGCGCCCCTATGGCGAGGGCAAACATCGCAATGTCGATGATACGCCCGCCGGGGGTGGCGCGGGCATGGTGATCCGCGCCGATGTGATGGGGCGTGCGATTGACGAGGTGATGGCGGGCACCCCGCCCGGCTGGCCGCTGATTTACCTGAGCCCGCGTGGTCGTAGGTTTGATCAGGCCATGGCACAAGACCTGTCGCAACGCCCCGGTGTCACCCTTATTTGTGGCCGGTTCGAGGGGCTGGATGAGCGCGTGATCGAGCATTATGGCATCCAAGAGGTGTCCTTGGGCGATTTCGTAATGACCGGCGGTGAAATAGCCGCGCAGGCGATGATCGACGCCTGTGTGCGCCTGTTGCCCGGTGTTCTGGGCAATGCCGAGAGCACGGAAGAAGAAAGTCATTCCAACGGGTTGCTGGAGCATCCGCACTATACCCGCCCCGCCGAATGGATGGGCCGGGTCATCCCCGAGGTATTGACCTCTGGCGATCACGCCAAGGTGGCGGAATGGCGGCGCGCGATGTCCGAGCGGCTGACCGCCGAACGACGCCCCGATCTGTGGGAAAAACACCGCAGAACCCATCCTGACAAGGCTTGA
- the rplS gene encoding 50S ribosomal protein L19, producing MDIIAQLEAEQIAALGKTIPDFKAGDTIRVGYKVTEGTRSRVQNFEGVCISRKNGKGIAGSFTVRKISFGEGVERMFPLYSTNIDNIEVVRRGRVRRAKLYYLRSRRGKSARIAEDSNYKAQSGASA from the coding sequence ATGGATATTATCGCTCAGTTGGAGGCGGAACAGATTGCCGCCCTCGGGAAGACCATTCCCGATTTCAAAGCCGGCGACACGATCCGCGTCGGTTACAAAGTGACCGAAGGCACCCGTAGCCGCGTTCAGAACTTTGAAGGCGTCTGCATCAGCCGGAAGAATGGCAAGGGCATCGCCGGTTCATTCACAGTCCGCAAGATTTCCTTTGGCGAAGGTGTGGAACGTATGTTCCCGCTCTATTCGACCAACATCGACAACATCGAGGTTGTTCGCCGTGGTCGCGTACGTCGCGCCAAGCTGTATTACCTGCGCTCGCGTCGCGGCAAGTCTGCGCGTATTGCAGAGGATTCCAACTACAAGGCCCAATCGGGCGCTTCCGCGTAA
- the glmU gene encoding bifunctional UDP-N-acetylglucosamine diphosphorylase/glucosamine-1-phosphate N-acetyltransferase GlmU, whose protein sequence is MATALIILAAGQGTRMNSDLPKVLHPIGGAPMLGHAMQAGATLEPDQVIVVAGHGAEAVRAAAHDFDETAEIVIQSEQLGTAHAVAQAAPRLVDYPGDALVLYGDTPFVQPETLERMQAARSAHDIVVLGFKAADPGRYGRLVMQGQDLVKIVEFKDATEAERAITLCNSGVVLAPAALLFDLISEVGNANAAGEYYLTDIVGLARARGLSATVVTCDEAETMGINSRAELARAEAAFQTRKRAEALETGVTLVAPDTVQFAYDTWLGRDSLVEPYVVFGPGVTVETGAHIRAFSHLEGCHVARGAVVGPYARLRPGTELAEHARIGNFVEVKNALIGEGAKVNHLSYIGDARVGDESNIGAGTITCNYDGVSKHETVIGARVFVGSNTMLVAPVTLGDGAMTGSGSVITRDVAPDALAIARAPQVDMPGRARKLFDMLKARAGKRDKGSN, encoded by the coding sequence ATGGCGACGGCACTGATCATATTGGCAGCAGGTCAGGGGACGCGGATGAATTCCGACCTTCCCAAAGTGCTGCATCCTATCGGCGGCGCGCCGATGCTAGGGCATGCCATGCAGGCGGGTGCGACGCTGGAGCCAGATCAAGTGATCGTGGTGGCCGGGCACGGGGCCGAGGCGGTGCGTGCAGCGGCCCATGACTTTGACGAGACCGCAGAGATCGTGATCCAGTCCGAGCAACTGGGCACCGCGCATGCGGTGGCGCAAGCCGCGCCGCGTCTGGTGGATTATCCGGGCGATGCGCTGGTGCTCTATGGCGACACACCCTTTGTTCAGCCTGAAACGCTGGAACGGATGCAAGCGGCGCGCAGCGCCCATGACATTGTTGTGCTGGGGTTCAAGGCGGCTGATCCGGGCCGCTATGGCCGGTTGGTGATGCAGGGACAAGACCTTGTTAAAATTGTCGAATTCAAGGATGCGACCGAGGCCGAGCGCGCGATCACGCTCTGCAATAGCGGCGTGGTTCTGGCACCGGCAGCGCTACTTTTCGATCTGATTTCAGAGGTGGGCAATGCGAATGCGGCGGGCGAGTATTACCTGACCGACATCGTGGGTCTGGCGCGGGCGCGGGGGTTATCGGCAACCGTTGTCACCTGCGACGAGGCCGAGACGATGGGCATCAATTCCCGCGCCGAACTCGCACGGGCCGAGGCCGCGTTTCAGACGCGCAAACGGGCAGAGGCGCTGGAAACCGGCGTGACGCTTGTCGCGCCCGATACGGTGCAGTTTGCCTATGACACATGGCTGGGCCGCGATAGTCTGGTCGAGCCTTATGTGGTCTTTGGCCCCGGCGTCACGGTCGAGACGGGCGCGCATATCCGCGCCTTTTCACATCTTGAGGGCTGTCATGTTGCGCGTGGCGCGGTGGTGGGCCCCTATGCCCGCCTGCGCCCCGGCACCGAATTGGCGGAACATGCCCGCATTGGCAATTTCGTTGAGGTGAAGAATGCGCTGATCGGCGAGGGGGCCAAGGTCAATCACCTGAGCTACATCGGCGATGCGCGTGTAGGCGACGAGAGCAATATCGGCGCGGGCACCATCACCTGCAATTACGACGGTGTAAGCAAGCATGAAACGGTGATCGGTGCGCGGGTTTTCGTGGGCTCGAACACGATGCTGGTGGCCCCGGTGACACTGGGGGACGGGGCGATGACCGGCTCGGGATCGGTGATTACGCGCGATGTGGCCCCGGACGCGCTGGCCATTGCACGCGCACCGCAGGTGGACATGCCGGGGCGCGCGCGCAAGCTGTTCGATATGTTGAAAGCACGCGCCGGAAAACGCGACAAAGGATCAAACTGA
- the rimM gene encoding ribosome maturation factor RimM (Essential for efficient processing of 16S rRNA) codes for MSDSDRICVGAIGGAFGVRGEVRLKSFTAMPEDIAAYSPLSTEDGARAFDVTLTGQTTNGLTAQLSGISTKEAADALRGIRLYALRAQLPNLPDDEFYHADLIGLEVYDTGGAVLGRVKAVLNHGASDILEIHAPGMSATILLPFTTEAVPTVDLAAGRIIADPPEGLI; via the coding sequence ATGAGCGACAGTGACCGCATTTGCGTAGGCGCCATCGGCGGCGCATTCGGCGTGCGTGGCGAGGTGCGGCTCAAGAGCTTTACCGCCATGCCCGAAGACATCGCGGCCTATAGCCCGCTGAGCACCGAGGATGGCGCACGCGCCTTTGACGTGACCCTGACGGGCCAGACCACCAACGGTTTGACCGCGCAACTTTCTGGCATCAGCACCAAAGAGGCCGCCGATGCGCTGCGCGGCATTCGGCTCTATGCGCTGCGCGCGCAATTGCCCAATCTGCCGGATGATGAGTTCTATCACGCTGATCTGATCGGGCTTGAGGTGTATGACACCGGCGGCGCGGTATTGGGGCGGGTCAAGGCCGTGCTCAACCACGGCGCGTCCGACATTCTGGAAATCCATGCGCCGGGGATGTCTGCAACCATCCTGTTGCCCTTTACCACCGAAGCGGTGCCGACCGTCGATCTGGCCGCAGGGCGCATCATCGCCGATCCGCCCGAAGGCCTGATATGA
- a CDS encoding sugar transporter, producing the protein MIWVILPVVVSGGYLYTVARDQYASHVGFSVRTEEIGSAIELLGGITELSGSSSSDTDILYEFIQSPQIVRAVHDQLDMARIYQRSGDPVFTLGDDTRIEALLSYWQRMVKIFYDRSSGLVEIRVLAFEPQDARAVAEVVFAESSNMINQLSAIARADAMRYAEEELARAEDRLKVSNRSLTSFRNRTQIVDPAADVQGQMGLLNSLSAQMAEAQIELELLLDNANESDPRVNQANRKIAAIQKLINEERSAFGGASGVSGVQQYSELIEEYQALELERQFAEKSYLSALAARDVALAEAQRQSRYLATHISPTLAETAEYPQRELLLLMISGFLLLSWSVLVMVYYSLRDRR; encoded by the coding sequence GGTGATTCTGCCAGTCGTAGTGTCGGGCGGGTATCTCTACACAGTCGCACGTGACCAATACGCAAGCCATGTCGGCTTTTCGGTGCGCACAGAGGAAATCGGTTCTGCCATCGAGCTCTTGGGCGGCATCACCGAATTGTCGGGGTCCAGCTCTTCGGACACGGATATTCTCTACGAATTCATCCAGAGCCCGCAAATCGTGCGCGCCGTCCACGATCAACTTGATATGGCACGGATTTACCAGCGCTCCGGCGATCCGGTTTTCACGCTCGGCGACGATACAAGGATCGAGGCGTTGCTGTCCTATTGGCAGCGCATGGTCAAGATTTTCTATGACCGCAGCAGTGGTCTTGTGGAAATCCGCGTGCTCGCCTTTGAGCCGCAAGATGCCAGAGCCGTGGCAGAGGTTGTGTTTGCCGAGAGCAGCAACATGATCAACCAGCTGTCGGCCATCGCCCGCGCCGACGCCATGCGCTACGCCGAAGAAGAACTGGCGCGCGCCGAGGATCGGCTCAAAGTATCCAACCGGTCGCTCACCAGTTTCCGCAACCGGACACAGATCGTCGATCCGGCGGCCGATGTTCAGGGGCAAATGGGTCTGCTGAATTCGCTCAGCGCACAGATGGCTGAGGCACAAATCGAGCTCGAGCTTTTGCTCGATAATGCCAACGAAAGCGACCCGCGCGTCAATCAGGCCAACCGCAAGATTGCGGCGATCCAGAAACTGATCAACGAAGAGCGGTCGGCTTTCGGTGGCGCTTCTGGTGTGTCCGGGGTTCAGCAGTATTCCGAATTGATCGAAGAGTATCAGGCTCTCGAACTCGAGCGGCAATTCGCCGAAAAGAGCTATCTTTCTGCGCTTGCCGCGCGCGACGTTGCCTTGGCCGAAGCGCAGCGGCAATCGCGCTATCTGGCCACCCATATTTCCCCGACCTTGGCCGAAACCGCCGAGTATCCACAGCGCGAATTGCTGTTGCTGATGATCTCAGGCTTCCTGCTCTTGTCTTGGTCGGTCCTGGTGATGGTCTATTACTCCCTGCGCGACAGGCGCTGA
- a CDS encoding ABC transporter ATP-binding protein, with translation MIEIRNLCKTFVLNGRRKVVADNISAVFPDRTAVAILGRNGAGKSSLLKMLSGSMDPDSGEVISTGTISWPVGFAGSFHPEMTGLQNVRFIARVYGVDTAELVDFVADFAGLGQHFNLPVRTYSSGMRSRLAFGVSMGIHFETYLVDEVTAVGDAAFREKSELLFAERITQSGAIMVTHNMGQVKRLCSLAGVLEDGHLSLYDDVDAAIAHHQELMKSDKAASG, from the coding sequence ATGATCGAGATACGCAACCTGTGCAAGACCTTCGTGCTCAACGGGCGGCGCAAGGTGGTTGCTGACAACATTTCCGCGGTTTTCCCGGATCGCACGGCGGTGGCCATTCTCGGTCGTAATGGTGCGGGCAAGTCGAGCCTGCTCAAGATGTTGTCGGGGTCCATGGACCCCGACAGCGGAGAGGTGATCAGCACCGGCACGATTTCTTGGCCAGTGGGCTTTGCCGGTAGCTTCCATCCTGAGATGACCGGGCTACAGAATGTCCGCTTCATTGCCCGGGTATATGGCGTCGATACTGCGGAACTTGTCGATTTCGTCGCTGATTTCGCGGGGCTGGGCCAGCATTTCAACTTGCCGGTGCGCACCTATTCCTCGGGCATGCGCTCGCGCCTCGCGTTTGGGGTGTCGATGGGCATCCACTTTGAAACCTATCTCGTGGACGAGGTGACAGCGGTCGGCGATGCTGCCTTTCGTGAAAAATCCGAATTGCTTTTTGCTGAGCGGATCACGCAGAGCGGGGCGATCATGGTGACGCATAACATGGGGCAGGTTAAACGCCTCTGCTCGCTTGCCGGTGTGCTCGAGGATGGGCATCTCAGCCTTTATGACGATGTCGACGCGGCCATCGCGCACCATCAGGAATTGATGAAAAGCGACAAGGCGGCTTCGGGCTGA
- the rpmE gene encoding 50S ribosomal protein L31 codes for MKKDIHPDYHVIDVKMTDGTIVQMRSTYGKEGDTLSLDIDPTVHPAWTGGSSRLMDAGGRVSKFKNKYAGLGF; via the coding sequence ATGAAAAAAGACATCCACCCCGATTATCACGTCATCGACGTCAAGATGACCGACGGCACCATCGTTCAGATGCGCTCGACCTATGGCAAAGAGGGCGACACGCTGTCGCTTGACATCGACCCCACGGTGCACCCCGCCTGGACCGGTGGCAGCTCGCGTCTGATGGATGCCGGTGGCCGTGTGTCCAAGTTCAAGAACAAATACGCTGGCCTCGGGTTCTAA
- the rpsP gene encoding 30S ribosomal protein S16 produces MAMKIRLARGGSKKRPFYRIVAADSRMPRDGRFIEKLGTYNPLLPKDSEDRVKMDIERVQHWLAQGAQPTDRISRMLEAAGIVAKKERANLKKAVPGKKAQERAAEKAAKAEAANAPAEEAAAEE; encoded by the coding sequence ATGGCCATGAAAATCCGTCTCGCCCGTGGTGGCAGCAAAAAGCGTCCTTTCTACCGCATCGTCGCGGCCGACAGCCGCATGCCGCGCGATGGCCGCTTTATCGAGAAGCTGGGCACCTATAACCCGCTCCTGCCGAAAGACAGCGAAGATCGCGTCAAGATGGACATCGAGCGCGTTCAGCACTGGCTGGCACAGGGCGCACAGCCGACCGACCGCATCAGCCGCATGCTGGAAGCCGCAGGTATTGTTGCCAAGAAAGAGCGTGCCAACCTGAAAAAGGCCGTTCCGGGCAAGAAAGCGCAAGAGCGCGCTGCCGAGAAAGCCGCCAAGGCCGAGGCCGCCAACGCCCCTGCCGAAGAGGCAGCCGCCGAGGAATAA
- the bluB gene encoding 5,6-dimethylbenzimidazole synthase: MSQFSKDFQTGLRDLMRWRRDVRRFRRDAVEEAVLQDCLDTFLLSPSVGLSEPWRVIRVQSPGARAAALENFTTANAQALAGYESDKARVYAGLKLSGMQDAPVQLAIYCEEATDKGAGLGAGTMPEMRRYSVVGAITHFWLAARAQGLGVGWVSILDPEQLSRDLEVPADWALVAYLCVGWPETASDTPELELAGWETRRPTLPTEVR, translated from the coding sequence ATGTCGCAATTTTCCAAGGACTTCCAGACCGGTCTGCGCGATCTCATGCGATGGCGGCGCGATGTGCGCCGCTTTCGCCGGGACGCGGTGGAAGAGGCTGTCTTGCAAGACTGCCTCGACACCTTTCTTCTATCGCCCTCTGTGGGGCTGAGCGAACCATGGCGCGTGATCCGGGTGCAATCGCCCGGCGCGCGCGCTGCGGCGCTAGAGAATTTCACCACAGCCAATGCGCAGGCGTTGGCGGGCTATGAGAGCGACAAGGCGCGCGTTTACGCGGGCTTGAAGCTATCGGGGATGCAAGACGCCCCGGTGCAACTGGCGATTTATTGCGAAGAGGCAACCGACAAGGGCGCGGGTCTGGGGGCGGGCACCATGCCAGAGATGCGCCGCTATTCGGTGGTGGGCGCGATCACGCATTTCTGGCTGGCGGCGCGCGCGCAGGGCCTGGGCGTGGGTTGGGTGTCGATCCTCGATCCTGAGCAGTTGTCGCGCGATCTTGAAGTGCCCGCTGACTGGGCGCTGGTGGCCTATCTGTGCGTCGGCTGGCCCGAGACCGCGAGCGACACACCCGAATTAGAGCTGGCCGGATGGGAAACCCGCCGTCCCACCCTGCCAACCGAGGTGCGCTGA